The Prunus persica cultivar Lovell chromosome G7, Prunus_persica_NCBIv2, whole genome shotgun sequence genome has a segment encoding these proteins:
- the LOC18769929 gene encoding uncharacterized protein LOC18769929 isoform X2: MEETREAALACFDNLSEEQKDKAWEDFEAMDLDGDGTITLIDYQQFYYGSSYRIPFQQLDTNRDGKLNFQEFKTLFYLLLNSRGTTPLIPTQDQPNSSQSNTRTFGLSEAKMVFTYLKDSRFVLLTCLVLGLGVWYQVSRSSEVVMKAIEDFNSCWAFASAVASVATGLFDYVINIL; encoded by the exons atggaagaAACACGGGAGGCTGCTTTAGCTTGTTTTGATAATTTGTCAGAGGAGCAAAAGGATAAGGCATGGGAAGATTTTGAAGCAATGGATTTAGATGGTGATGGGACAATAACCCTCATCGATTACCAGCAGTTTTATTATGGCAGCTCTTACAGGATCCCCTTCCAGCAGCTCGACACTAACAGAGATGGCAAGTTGAATTTTCAGGAATTTAAAACTCTTTTCTATTTGTTGCTCAATTCCAGGGGCACAACACCATTAATACCAACACAAGATCAG CCAAACTCTTCTCAGTCCAATACAAGGACATTCGGCTTATCAGAGGCAAAAATGGTCTTCACCTACCTCAAAGACAGCCGATTCGTCCTCCTAACATGTCTTGTGCTGGGATTGGGTGTCTGGTATCAAGTTAGCCGATCTAGT GAGGTTGTAATGAAAGCAATAGAGGATTTCAATAGCTGTTGGGCCTTTGCAAGTGCTGTAGCTTCGGTAGCTACTGGTCTCTTCGATTATGTGATCAATATATTATGA
- the LOC18769929 gene encoding uncharacterized protein LOC18769929 isoform X1, with product MEETREAALACFDNLSEEQKDKAWEDFEAMDLDGDGTITLIDYQQFYYGSSYRIPFQQLDTNRDGKLNFQEFKTLFYLLLNSRGTTPLIPTQDQPESSESNQPNSSQSNTRTFGLSEAKMVFTYLKDSRFVLLTCLVLGLGVWYQVSRSSEVVMKAIEDFNSCWAFASAVASVATGLFDYVINIL from the exons atggaagaAACACGGGAGGCTGCTTTAGCTTGTTTTGATAATTTGTCAGAGGAGCAAAAGGATAAGGCATGGGAAGATTTTGAAGCAATGGATTTAGATGGTGATGGGACAATAACCCTCATCGATTACCAGCAGTTTTATTATGGCAGCTCTTACAGGATCCCCTTCCAGCAGCTCGACACTAACAGAGATGGCAAGTTGAATTTTCAGGAATTTAAAACTCTTTTCTATTTGTTGCTCAATTCCAGGGGCACAACACCATTAATACCAACACAAGATCAG CCAGAATCTTCCGAGTCCAATCAA CCAAACTCTTCTCAGTCCAATACAAGGACATTCGGCTTATCAGAGGCAAAAATGGTCTTCACCTACCTCAAAGACAGCCGATTCGTCCTCCTAACATGTCTTGTGCTGGGATTGGGTGTCTGGTATCAAGTTAGCCGATCTAGT GAGGTTGTAATGAAAGCAATAGAGGATTTCAATAGCTGTTGGGCCTTTGCAAGTGCTGTAGCTTCGGTAGCTACTGGTCTCTTCGATTATGTGATCAATATATTATGA
- the LOC18771172 gene encoding heat shock cognate 70 kDa protein: MAAESPAIGIDLGTTYSCVAVWQKDHAEIIANDQGKRTTRSYVTFTESNRLVGDEAFNQILRNPANSIFDAKRLIGRKFSDASVQSDVKLWPFKVIEDPSGKPKIVVMHKGEEKKFAAEQISSLVLRKMKEIAETYLCSNVKNAVITVPSYFNDSQRQATMNAGALAGLNVLGIINEPTAAAIAYGIDKKVGWYKKKHVMIFDWGGGTLDVSLLIIGQHGVFEVMATAGDTHLGGEDLDNRMVSYCVQEFKRKHQLDISGNSRALRRAKTECEKAKKALSYSFETDIEIDCWYQGEDFYANFSRKKFEQMNMDIFNKCMEPVKKCLKDAKMDISNVDDVVLVGGSSRIPKVQELLKEVFKGKELCRNINPDEAVAYGAAVQAAVLTGNVTGKLQDFSLLDVIPMSLGVQVTIVSTGDKNAMQFVIRRNTRVPVVKETTLVTVYDNQRSIRFAIYEGESTSTVNNNYLGEFSLDDIPPAPKGVPEFNVCFDIDSNGILSVSAEDMLTGQKKGITINRDTPKNA, encoded by the exons ATGGCAGCAGAGAGTCCTGCAATCGGGATCGATCTGGGCACAACATATTCGTGTGTAGCGGTGTGGCAGAAGGATCATGCAGAAATCATAGCAAATGATCAGGGTAAAAGGACAACTCGATCTTATGTTACATTCACTGAAAGTAATAGGTTGGTAGGCGACGAAGCATTTAACCAAATCCTGAGAAATCCGGCCAACTCAATCTTCG ATGCAAAGCGGTTAATTGGTAGGAAATTCAGTGACGCCTCTGTTCAAAGTGATGTGAAGCTCTGGCCATTCAAGGTGATTGAAGATCCTAGTGGCAAGCCCAAGATTGTGGTAATGCACAAGGGTGAAGAGAAAAAATTTGCTGCTGAACAAATATCATCCTTGGTTCTCAGGAAGATGAAAGAGATTGCGGAAACCTACCTCTGCTCAAATGTGAAAAATGCAGTTATTACTGTGCCGTCGTACTTCAACGACTCGCAACGTCAGGCTACAATGAATGCCGGTGCCTTGGCCGGCTTAAATGTGCTGGGTATTATCAACGAACCAACGGCTGCAGCCATTGCTTATGGCATTGACAAGAAGGTTGGTTGGTATAAGAAGAAACATGTGATGATATTTGATTGGGGCGGTGGCACGTTAGATGTGTCTCTGCTTATCATTGGACAACATGGTGTGTTTGAAGTGATGGCCACTGCTGGAGACACACACCTTGGCGGTGAAGACTTGGATAACAGAATGGTGAGTTACTGTGTCCAAGAATTCAAGAGAAAGCATCAATTGGACATTAGTGGAAACTCCAGAGCTCTTAGGAGGGCCAAAACTGAGTGTGAGAAGGCAAAGAAGGCACTGTCATATTCGTTTGAAACTGATATTGAAATTGACTGTTGGTACCAGGGTGAAGATTTTTATGCAAATTTTTCCCGGAAGAAATTTGAGCAAATGAACATGGATATCTTCAACAAGTGCATGGAGCCTGTGAAGAAGTGTTTGAAGGATGCCAAAATGGACATAAGCAATGTCGACGATGTTGTTCTTGTTGGTGGTTCTTCAAGAATTCCAAAGGTGCAAGAGCTATTGAAGGAGGTTTTCAAAGGTAAGGAGTTGTGCAGGAACATTAATCCGGATGAGGCTGTGGCATATGGAGCGGCTGTTCAAGCTGCAGTCTTGACTGGCAATGTAACAGGGAAGCTTCAAGACTTCAGTCTCTTGGATGTCATCCCTATGTCACTTGGGGTGCAGGTTACGATTGTAAGCACGGGTGATAAAAATGCCATGCAATTTGTGATCCGAAGAAACACGAGAGTTCCCGTGGTGAAGGAGACGACTCTAGTTACTGTCTATGACAACCAACGTAGTATCAGATTCGCCATTTATGAGGGTGAGAGTACATCAACGGTAAATAATAACTATTTGGGTGAATTTAGCCTTGATGACATTCCTCCCGCTCCCAAAGGTGTTCCTGAGTTTAATGTTTGCTTTGATATTGACTCAAATGGAATCTTGAGTGTCTCCGCTGAGGATATGCTGACTGGCCAGAAGAAAGGGATCACAATCAATCGTGACACACCGAAGAACGCTTGA
- the LOC109950397 gene encoding nucleolin-like, with product MKKEQTRRTSKPKGQQSSSKTKTNKKPSRWEDPNYVQIKSNMLSFATTIDNIRQRLERRNDVLTLLSKTPFWTLIDAYMQRRLTKVECMKSNYDIVRLIQVYDTKTKKVRFNDGDSEMKSQDVDEIFGLPNRGKKLPSTTTSTRPDLQFVKKYFTGYKKITKSSIDKCLNLALEDETEEGAMDYWLCQISNLFTPIPGREEMTPAAVKWSLQELNAKLNHIKNNQIRIKSTKAQEPDDDSEEENEENDDDSEEENEEEDDAAKEVNEEHDDAAEEENEENDDAAEEVNEEHGDAAEEENEEEEDAEVNEEHNDAAEHQVQQHHQRRPPN from the exons atgaagaaagaacaaactAGAAGAACCTCCAAACCAAAAGGACAACAGTcatcatccaaaacaaaaacaaacaagaagccAAGCAGATGGGAGGACCCAAATTATGTGCAGATCAAGAGCAACATGCTCTCCTTTGCAACAACAATTGACAATATCAGACAAAGACTTGAACGTCGGAACGATGTCTTAACACTGCTATCAAAGACACCTTTTTGGACATTGATAGATGCATATATGCAGAGAAGGTTAACAAAGGTAGAGTGCATGAAGTCTAACTATGACATCGTGAGACTCATACAAGTTTATGACACAAAGACAAAGAAGGTCAGGTTTAATGATGGTGACAGTGAGATGAAAAGCCAAGATGTGGATGAAATTTTTGGCTTGCCAAACAGAGGCAAGAAGCTACCAAGCACAACAACCTCAACAAGGCCAGATTTGCAATTTGTAAAGAAATACTTCACGGGTTATAAGAAGATAACAAAGAGTTCAATTGATAAGTGCTTGAACTTAGCACTTGAAGATGAAACAGAAGAGGGTGCTATGGAT TATTGGCTGTGTCAAATATCTAACTTGTTCACTCCAATTCCtggaagagaagaaatgaCACCAGCGGCTGTCAAATGGAGTCTTCAAGAACTCAACGCGAAGCTTAATCATATAAAGAACAACCAGATAAGG ATAAAAAGCACTAAAGCTCAAGAGCcggatgatgattctgaagaagagaatgaagagaatgatgaCGATTCTGAAGAAGAGAATGAAGAGGAGGATGATGCTGCTAAAGAAGTGAATGAAGAGCATGATGATGctgctgaagaagaaaatgaagagaatgatgaTGCTGCTGAAGAGGTCAATGAAGAGCATGGTGATGctgctgaagaagaaaatgaagaggaggaagatgcTGAAGTGAATGAAGAGCATAATGATGCTGCTGAACATCAAGTCCAGCAACACCACCAGAGAAGACCTCCAAACTGA